The following are encoded in a window of Thamnophis elegans isolate rThaEle1 chromosome 14, rThaEle1.pri, whole genome shotgun sequence genomic DNA:
- the LOC116517311 gene encoding myeloid-associated differentiation marker-like, with product MPALQFNSRSLISPLGIIRLLEIFFSCTAFSLAAVYFLNLNYGAWSMFTWCFCFIISIFVVIVELISLDAALPLSWQDFTSAFSMLATLMIFTTSIIYPATFIPLCSGTSCGYRIGATIMSCLCFIAYAVEVGLTRAKAGELSNFLITIPGLLKIFEAYIACLIFSLLDNLSFYRYAPGLEWCVFVYSICFILTMVIIILTIGRCLGSLPIPVEKVLIAYNILAVLMYLTVVVVWPYYSFWDRPRSSCNKMGSCAAWDNHLGITFLSFFNLIAYIVDFAYSYKMVFVATPA from the coding sequence ATGCCAGCTCTTCAATTCAATAGCCGCTCCCTGATTTCTCCGCTGGGGATCATTCGGTTGTTGGAGATATTCTTCTCCTGCACCGCTTTCAGCTTAGCAGCTGTCTATTTCCTCAATTTAAACTATGGGGCTTGGTCAATGTTTACTTGgtgcttctgcttcatcatttCTATCTTTGTGGTCATTGTGGAGCTGATCAGCCTGGATGCCGCCCTGCCTCTTTCCTGGCAGGACTTCACCTCTGCCTTCTCCATGCTGGCCACTCTGATGATCTTCACAACTTCCATCATCTACCCAGCAACCTTCATACCTCTCTGCAGCGGCACCAGCTGTGGTTATCGGATTGGGGCTACCATCATGTCTTGCCTCTGCTTCATTGCCTATGCAGTAGAAGTAGGACTCACCCGGGCCAAAGCAGGGGAGCTCAGCAACTTCCTGATTACCATCCCTGGCCTTCTGAAAATATTTGAAGCCTACATAGCTTGTCTTATCTTCTCCTTGCTGGACAACCTTTCCTTTTACAGGTATGCTCCTGGTTTGGAATGGTGTGTGTTTGTCTACTCCATCTGCTTCATTCTAACCATGGTGATCATCATTCTCACCATTGGACGGTGCCTTGGTTCCTTGCCCATCCCTGTGGAGAAGGTTCTCATTGCCTACAACATCTTGGCTGTTCTCATGTATCTTACAGTGGTAGTTGTATGGCCTTACTACAGCTTTTGGGATCGTCCAAGATCTTCATGTAATAAGATGGGCTCCTGTGCTGCCTGGGACAATCACCTGGGAATtacttttctctccttcttcaATCTCATTGCCTACATCGTGGATTTTGCCTATTCTTACAAAATGGTTTTTGTGGCCACACCGGCATAG